In a genomic window of Hymenobacter chitinivorans DSM 11115:
- the dxs gene encoding 1-deoxy-D-xylulose-5-phosphate synthase, translated as MIVEPGELLAAINSPDDLKKLSEDQLVQVSQELRQFIIDSVSIYGGHFGASLGVVELTVALHYVFNTPYDQLVWDVGHQAYGHKILTGRRDRFPTNRRYGGMSGFPKRKESEYDAFGVGHSSTSIGAALGMAVASDYKGEKDRQHIAVIGDGAMTAGMAFEALNHAGVANSNLLVILNDNCMSIDPNVGALKEYLTDITTSRTYNKVRDELWNVLGKLSKFGPNPQQIARKVEQAMKATLLKQSNLFEALNFRYFGPVDGHDVQHLATILKDLKTIPGPKILHCVTVKGKGYALAEKDQTLWHAPGLFDKITGEIHTKTYEKPQPPKYQDVFGHTMVELAKQNDKVMGVTPAMPSGCSLNIMMKAMPDRAFDVGIAEQHAVTFSAGLATQGLVPFCNIYSSFMQRAYDQVLHDVALQNLNVVFCLDRAGFAGADGPTHHGCYDISYMRNIPNMVVSAPMNEEELRNLMYTAQLPDMGPFSIRYPRGEGVMPQWQTPLKKIAVGTGRVVREGEGVAILSIGHIGNYAAKATQQLAAEGLSVGHYDMRFAKPLDEELLAAALSKYKAIVTVEDGCLPGGFGSAILEFMADHGYSVPVKRLGIPDRIVEHGTQDELYKECGFDAAGIAAAVREMAGKVTAKAAVETVIL; from the coding sequence ATGATTGTCGAACCCGGTGAATTGCTGGCGGCCATAAACTCGCCCGACGACCTTAAAAAGCTCAGTGAAGATCAACTGGTCCAAGTCAGCCAGGAGCTTCGACAGTTCATTATCGACTCGGTGTCTATCTACGGTGGCCACTTCGGCGCCTCTTTGGGCGTGGTCGAGCTGACGGTGGCGCTGCACTACGTCTTTAATACGCCCTACGACCAGCTGGTGTGGGACGTGGGGCACCAGGCCTACGGCCATAAAATCCTGACCGGGCGCCGCGACCGGTTCCCCACGAATCGTCGCTACGGCGGCATGTCGGGTTTCCCCAAGCGCAAGGAGAGTGAGTACGACGCCTTCGGGGTGGGCCACAGCAGCACCAGCATCGGGGCCGCCCTGGGCATGGCCGTAGCTTCCGACTACAAGGGCGAGAAGGACCGGCAGCACATTGCCGTAATCGGCGACGGAGCCATGACGGCCGGGATGGCCTTCGAGGCCCTCAACCACGCCGGGGTGGCCAACTCCAACCTGCTGGTTATCCTCAACGACAACTGCATGAGCATCGACCCCAACGTGGGCGCGCTCAAGGAATACCTCACCGATATTACTACTTCCCGCACCTACAACAAGGTGCGCGACGAGCTCTGGAACGTACTGGGCAAGCTCAGCAAGTTCGGGCCCAACCCCCAGCAGATTGCCCGCAAGGTGGAGCAGGCCATGAAGGCCACGCTGCTCAAGCAAAGCAACCTGTTTGAGGCCCTGAACTTCCGCTACTTCGGTCCCGTGGACGGGCACGACGTGCAGCACCTGGCCACCATTCTCAAGGATCTGAAGACCATTCCCGGCCCCAAAATCCTGCACTGCGTGACGGTGAAAGGCAAGGGTTACGCCCTGGCCGAGAAAGACCAGACCCTGTGGCACGCCCCGGGCCTGTTCGACAAGATTACCGGCGAAATCCACACCAAGACCTACGAGAAGCCCCAGCCGCCCAAGTACCAGGACGTGTTTGGGCACACGATGGTGGAGCTGGCTAAGCAAAACGACAAGGTGATGGGCGTGACGCCCGCCATGCCGTCGGGCTGCTCCCTGAACATTATGATGAAGGCCATGCCCGACCGCGCCTTCGACGTGGGCATTGCCGAGCAGCACGCCGTAACCTTCTCCGCGGGCCTGGCCACGCAGGGCTTGGTGCCGTTCTGCAACATCTACTCGTCGTTTATGCAGCGCGCCTACGACCAGGTGCTGCACGACGTGGCCCTGCAAAACCTGAACGTGGTGTTCTGCCTCGACCGGGCCGGTTTTGCCGGCGCCGACGGCCCCACTCACCACGGCTGCTACGATATTTCCTACATGCGCAACATTCCCAACATGGTGGTGTCGGCGCCGATGAACGAGGAAGAGCTGCGCAACCTGATGTACACGGCCCAGCTGCCCGATATGGGTCCGTTCAGCATCCGCTACCCCCGCGGGGAAGGCGTGATGCCCCAGTGGCAGACGCCGCTCAAGAAAATTGCCGTGGGCACCGGCCGCGTGGTGCGCGAAGGGGAAGGCGTGGCCATCCTGAGCATCGGCCACATCGGCAACTATGCCGCCAAGGCTACCCAGCAGCTGGCCGCCGAAGGCCTGAGCGTGGGCCACTACGACATGCGCTTCGCCAAGCCCCTCGACGAAGAGCTGCTGGCCGCCGCCCTGAGCAAGTACAAAGCCATTGTGACGGTGGAAGACGGCTGCCTGCCCGGCGGCTTCGGCTCGGCCATCCTGGAGTTCATGGCCGACCACGGCTACTCGGTGCCCGTCAAGCGCCTCGGCATTCCGGACCGCATCGTGGAGCACGGCACCCAGGATGAGCTCTACAAGGAGTGCGGTTTCGACGCCGCCGGTATTGCCGCCGCCGTGCGCGAAATGGCCGGCAAGGTAACCGCTAAGGCTGCTGTGGAGACGGTGATTCTGTAA
- a CDS encoding YceI family protein: MATTKWAIDPTHSEVQFKIKHLVISTVTGSFKSFSGEAITENDSFEHAQVNFSLDVQSIDTNQEQRDEHLRNNDFFDAATYPSITFASTGLTKTGDDTYKLTGNLTVKDVTKPVTLDVEYGGTATDFYGNEKAGFEVTGKINRKEFGLTFHAVTEAGSIVLGDDVKLFANVQFVKEKAEVAA; the protein is encoded by the coding sequence ATGGCCACTACCAAATGGGCAATTGACCCCACGCACTCCGAGGTTCAGTTCAAAATCAAGCACCTCGTGATTTCGACCGTAACGGGCTCGTTCAAGTCGTTTTCGGGCGAAGCCATTACCGAAAATGACAGCTTCGAGCATGCCCAGGTGAATTTCTCGCTCGATGTGCAAAGCATCGACACCAACCAGGAGCAGCGCGACGAGCACCTGCGCAACAACGACTTCTTCGACGCGGCCACCTACCCCAGCATCACTTTCGCCTCGACGGGCCTGACCAAGACCGGCGACGATACCTACAAGCTGACCGGCAACCTGACGGTGAAAGACGTGACCAAGCCCGTGACCCTCGACGTGGAGTACGGCGGCACCGCCACCGACTTCTACGGCAACGAGAAGGCCGGCTTTGAAGTAACCGGCAAAATCAACCGCAAGGAGTTTGGCCTGACCTTCCACGCCGTAACCGAAGCCGGCTCCATCGTGCTCGGCGACGACGTGAAGCTGTTCGCCAACGTGCAGTTCGTGAAAGAAAAAGCCGAAGTAGCTGCCTAA
- a CDS encoding AAA family ATPase produces the protein MDEKLVVKNFGPIKDATVDFKKVTVFIGPTGGGKSTLAKLAAIYRDGEFNLLPSTERSKLFKNYNINNFLCHNSYFSWNDNDGKVEIDNNLESDDKEKREKIIDRAVDNILNDNNTKESFLNLIQDFANEIKIEEGNKNIDAVRKFLNNVSKPLLDNGSLARPMYIPSERAFVASIEYSWAGLLRDDIGLPKSVLAFANSFSLSRKDVPELAIPFLNITYRHVEGRDFISIPERDEPLMLLEAASGIQSVTPLLVLLEHLSRKNDLVQSFIIEEPELNLYPTAQRDLVYTLLEKCTQANNDLTITTHSPYVLAALNLCLYAHKVKGLFPHQAKKIARLIPEKYWLDPNDFSAYYVANGKAKSIFDTKTGLLSESQLDEVSGEFADIFDRLTDLRVPEKKAPSKAKPVKK, from the coding sequence ATGGATGAGAAACTAGTTGTCAAGAATTTTGGCCCCATCAAAGATGCCACCGTGGACTTTAAGAAAGTGACGGTGTTTATCGGGCCTACGGGCGGGGGGAAGAGTACGCTGGCGAAGTTGGCGGCGATTTACAGGGATGGCGAATTCAACCTTTTGCCTAGCACAGAAAGAAGCAAGCTGTTTAAAAATTATAATATAAATAATTTCCTATGCCATAATAGTTATTTCTCGTGGAATGACAATGATGGCAAAGTAGAAATTGACAACAATTTAGAAAGTGATGACAAAGAAAAAAGAGAGAAAATAATAGACAGAGCTGTAGACAATATACTTAATGACAATAACACCAAGGAAAGTTTCTTGAATTTAATTCAAGATTTCGCAAATGAAATTAAAATTGAAGAAGGAAATAAAAATATTGATGCGGTTAGAAAGTTTTTAAACAACGTTTCCAAGCCGCTACTTGATAATGGCAGTTTGGCAAGACCTATGTACATCCCTTCTGAAAGAGCATTCGTCGCTTCAATTGAATATTCCTGGGCTGGTCTTTTACGTGATGATATAGGTTTACCTAAAAGCGTCTTGGCTTTCGCCAATAGCTTTTCTCTTTCTCGGAAAGATGTTCCTGAACTTGCAATACCATTTCTCAATATAACATATAGACATGTGGAAGGCCGTGATTTTATAAGTATTCCAGAACGTGATGAGCCATTAATGCTTCTAGAAGCAGCTAGTGGCATTCAATCAGTTACTCCGCTACTAGTATTACTAGAGCACCTTTCACGCAAAAATGATCTAGTCCAAAGTTTTATCATAGAAGAGCCAGAACTTAACCTATACCCCACTGCGCAACGCGACTTGGTTTACACCCTGCTTGAAAAGTGCACACAAGCTAATAATGACCTTACAATTACTACACATAGCCCTTACGTGCTAGCAGCCCTCAATCTGTGTCTCTATGCTCATAAGGTCAAGGGTTTATTTCCACATCAAGCAAAGAAAATAGCTAGGCTCATTCCTGAAAAGTATTGGCTAGACCCAAATGATTTCAGCGCTTATTATGTGGCTAATGGGAAAGCTAAAAGTATATTTGATACCAAAACTGGCTTACTAAGTGAAAGTCAACTTGACGAAGTATCAGGAGAGTTTGCTGATATTTTTGACCGTCTAACCGATCTACGCGTGCCCGAAAAGAAAGCACCATCTAAAGCTAAGCCGGTTAAAAAATGA